Proteins from a genomic interval of Equus quagga isolate Etosha38 chromosome 13, UCLA_HA_Equagga_1.0, whole genome shotgun sequence:
- the CES3 gene encoding carboxylesterase 3: MGTLVRTGSRVLVWVACLLLAFPATPHGSEITQPEVDTTLGRVRGRQVGVKGTDRLVNVFLGIPFAQPPLGPGRFSAPRPAQSWEGVRDASTAPPMCLQDLERMNNGRFVLNGKHQIFPISEDCLILNIYSPAEATAGAGKPVMVWIHGGALLLGAATSQDGSALAAYGDVVVVTVQYRLGLPGFFSTGDKHAAGNWGFLDVVAALHWVQGNITPFGGDPNSVTIFGGSAGACIVSALVLSPLAAGLFHRAIAQSGVITQPGLLDSDPWPLAQSFADFLACSSNSSAEMVQCLRQKASKELILPKTMRITAAYTIDGTFFPKTPKELLRERRFHSVPFLLGVNNHEFGWLIPRGWGILDKMEQMNMEDVLATLRPYLTKLDVPHEVMSTIMDEYQGSRSHAHAKREAFQELLSDIILNFPILNFSRNLRDSGVSVFFYEFQHRPSSFVKIKPAWVKADHGAETAFIFGGPFLTDESSTLAFPEATEEEKQLSLTMMAQWTHFARTGNPNGEGLPSWPPFNQSEQYLEISVVPRVGEKLREAQRRFWEEIYPTKIRQWEQKGSKAQEEL, from the exons ATGGGAACACTGGTAAGAACTGGATCCAGGGTCTTGGTCTGGGTGGCCTGTCTGCTCCTGGCATTCCCCGCCACACCCCATG GGTCAGAGATCACTCAGCCTGAAGTGGACACTACCCTGGGCCGAGTGCGAGGCCGGCAGGTGGGCGTGAAGGGCACAGACCGCCTTGTGAATGTCTTCCTGGGCATCCCGTTCGCCCAGCCACCTCTGGGGCCTGGCCGGTTCTCAGCCCCACGCCCAGCGCAGTCCTGGGAAGGTGTGCGAGATGCTAGCACTGCTCCCCCAAT GTGCCTGCAAGATCTGGAGAGAATGAACAACGGCAGATTCGTGCTGAATGGAAAGCACCAGATCTTCCCTATTTCGGAGGACTGCCTGATCCTCAACATCTATAGCCCAGCTGAGGCCACAGCAGGGGCCGGGAAGCCG GTCATGGTATGGATCCACGGGGGCGCTCTCTTGCTTGGCGCTGCCACCTCCCAGGATGGGTCAGCCCTGGCCGCCTATGGGGATGTGGTAGTGGTCACAGTCCAGTACCGCCTAGGGCTCCCTGGCTTCTTCAG CACTGGGGACAAGCACGCAGCTGGTAACTGGGGCTTCCTAGATGTGGTGGCTGCTCTGCACTGGGTACAGGGGAACATCACCCCCTTTGGGGGTGACCCGAACTCTGTCACCATTTTTGGAGGATCAGCTGGTGCCTGCATTGTCTCTGCCCTG GTCCTGTCCCCGCTGGCTGCAGGGTTGTTCCACAGAGCCATAGCACAGAGTGGAGTCATCACCCAGCCAGGGTTACTGGATTCTGACCCTTGGCCTCTGGCTCAG AGCTTCGCAGACTTCTTGGCCTGCAGCTCCAACTCCTCAGCTGAGATGGTACAGTGCCTTCGTCAGAAGGCAAGCAAAGAGCTGATCCTTCCCAAGACGATG AGAATTACAGCTGCCTACACCATTGATGGCACCTTCTTTCCCAAGACCCCCAAGGAGCTCCTGAGGGAGAGGCGGTTCCACTCTGTGCCCTTCCTCCTGGGTGTCAACAATCACGAGTTTGGCTGGCTTATCCCCAGG GGCTGGGGTATCCTGGACAAGATGGAGCAGATGAACATGGAAGACGTACTGGCCACGTTGAGGCCCTACTTAACCAAACTG GATGTGCCCCATGAGGTGATGTCCACCATCATGGACGAATACCAAGGCAGCAGATCACACGCACACGCCAAACGCGAGGCCTTCCAGGAACTGTTGAGCGACATTATCCTAAACTTTCCCATTTTGAATTTCTCAAGAAACCTCCGAG ATTCTGGGGTCTCTGTCTTTTTCTATGAGTTCCAGCATCGGCCCAGTTCCTTTGTGAAGATCAAGCCAGCCTGGGTGAAGGCTGATCATGGGGCTGAGACTGCCTTCATTTTCGGGGGCCCCTTCCTCACAGATGAGAGCTCCACACTGG CCTTTCCAGAAgccacagaggaggagaagcagctgaGTCTCACCATGATGGCCCAGTGGACCCACTTTGCCCGGACAGG GAACCCCAATGGCGAGGGGCTGCCTTCTTGGCCCCCATTCAACCAGTCAGAGCAATACCTGGAAATCAGCGTGGTGCCACGGGTCGGCGAAAAGCTAAGGGAAGCCCAAAGGCGGTTCTGGGAAGAGATATATCCCACCAAGATCCGGCAGTGGGAGCAGAAGGGCAGCAAGGCCCAGGAGGAGCtctga
- the CES2 gene encoding cocaine esterase — protein MRLDGLRARLSAVACGLLLLLVPGQGQDSASPIRTTHTGQVQGSLVYVKGTDVGVHTFLGIPFAKPPLGRLRFAPPEPPESWSGVKDGTSHPAMCLQDVSTMNSIAQKLVNQSLPFTSTSEDCLYLSVYTPAHTHQGSNLPVMVWIHGGALVHGMASMYDGSALAAFEDVVVVIIQYRLGVLGFFSTGDKHAAGNWGYLDQVAALHWVQQNIAYFGGDPGRVTIFGESAGGTSVSSHVVSPMSQGLFHRAIMESGVALLPNLIASSSDVVSKTVANLSACGQVDSEALVHCLRDKSEEEILAINKAFKIIPGMVDGIFLPRHPEELLASADFQPVPSIIGVNNDEYGWLLPSGVGTLDTQKEMDRETIKALLQKTAAVMMLPPEFGELVMEEYMGGSEDPQTLQTQFQEIMEDSIFVIPALQVAYFQRSHAPVYFYEFQHRPSLFKDIKPPHVKADHGDEVLFVFGTYFWGNYIEVTEEEWLLSRKIMKYWANFARNGNPNGEGLPHWPTFDQEDQYLQLNMQPAVGRALKAHRLQFWTKTLPQKIQKLMEAKEKHTEL, from the exons ATGCGGCTGGACGGACTTCGCGCGCGGCTGAGCGCCGTGGCCTGTGGGCTTCTGCTTCTCCTCGTCCCGGGTCAGG GCCAGGACTCTGCCAGCCCCATCCGGACCACACACACGGGGCAGGTGCAGGGGAGCCTCGTGTATGTGAAGGGCACTGATGTGGGGGTCCACACCTTCCTGGGAATTCCCTTTGCCAAGCCACCTCTAGGGCGACTGCGATTTGCGCCCCCTGAGCCCCCTGAATCTTGGAGCGGTGTAAAGGATGGGACCTCACACCCAGCCAT GTGTCTGCAGGACGTTTCGACAATGAATTCAATAGCTCAGAAGCTGGTGAATCAGTCCCTGCCTTTTACCTCCACGTCCGAAGACTGCCTGTACCTCAGTGTCTACACACCTGCCCATACCCACCAGGGTTCCAACCTGCCT gTGATGGTGTGGATCCATGGTGGTGCACTTGTGCACGGCATGGCCTCCATGTATGAcggctccgctttggcagccttcGAGGATGTGGTGGTGGTCATTATCCAGTACCGCCTAGGTGTTCTGGGCTTCTTCAG CACTGGAGACAAGCATGCAGCTGGCAACTGGGGCTACCTGGACCAAGTGGCCGCCCTACACTGGGTCCAGCAGAATATTGCATACTTTGGAGGCGACCCTGGCCGTGTCACCATTTTTGGCGAGTCTGCGGGTGGCACAAGTGTGTCTTCGCACGTCGTGTCCCCCATGTCCCAAGGACTCTTCCACCGTGCCATCATGGAGAGTGGCGTGGCTCTGCTGCCTAACCTCATTGCCAGTTCATCTGATGTGGTCTCCAAA ACGGTGGCCAACCTGTCTGCCTGTGGCCAGGTTGACTCAGAGGCCCTGGTGCACTGCCTGCGGGACAAGAGTGAAGAGGAGATTCTGGCCATCAACAAG GCCTTCAAGATCATCCCTGGCATGGTGGATGGGATCTTCCTGCCCAGGCACCCCGAGGAGCTGCTGGCTTCTGCCGACTTTCAACCTGTACCCAGCATCATTGGTGTCAACAATGATGAGTATGGTTGGCTCCTCCCTTCG GGCGTAGGCACCTTGGACACCCAGAAGGAAATGGACAGAGAGACCATAAAGGCTCTTCTACAGAAAACAGCAGCAGTGATG ATGTTGCCTCCTGAGTTTGGTGAGCTGGTGATGGAGGAATACATGGGAGGCAGTGAGGACCCCCAGACCCTCCAAACCCAGTTCCAGGAGATTATGGAGGACTCCATATTCGTGATCCCTGCACTCCAAGTAGCATATTTTCAGC GTTCCCATGCCCCTGTCTACTTCTACGAGTTCCAGCATCGGCCCAGCCTCTTCAAGGACATCAAGCCACCCCACGTGAAGGCGGACCATGGCGATGAGGTTCTCTTTGTCTTCGGAACCTACTTCTGGGGCAACTACA TTGAGGTGACTGAGGAGGAGTGGCTGCTAAGCAGAAAGATAATGAAGTACTGGGCCAACTTTGCTCGAAACGG GAACCCCAACGGTGAGGGTCTGCCGCACTGGCCTACGTTCGACCAGGAGGACCAATACCTGCAGCTGAACATGCAACCTGCAGTGGGCCGGGCCCTGAAGGCCCACAGGCTCCAGTTCTGGACGAAGACCCTGCCCCAGAAGATCCAGAAGTTGATGGAGGCCAAGGAGAAGCACACAGAGCTGTAG
- the CIAO2B gene encoding cytosolic iron-sulfur assembly component 2B isoform X2, translating into MNCARIDAALGTGAPAQPKGQTSRRKWRLRYAWLILKPVFSAPENQPWPPPTSRGSLGPAPPGSLLCAFAGAVGIFPGLHTEHAEATAPRKPECREGRMSLARPRRPATPPARSPEVRRKERKCPAAVARSGSAMVGGGGAGGGLLENANPLIYERSGERPVTAGEEDEQVPDSIDAREIFDLIRSINDPEHPLTLEELNVVEQVRVQHGHSHWAVHQSQASAIPSPAFQDGRAHYTRDPCLGACSQQAACR; encoded by the exons ATGAACTGTGCCAGGATTGATGCAGCTCTGGGCACCGGAGCGCCCGCCCAGCCTAAGGGGCAGACTTCCCGGAGGAAGTGGCGCCTAAGATACGCCTGGCTCATTCTCAAACCGGTCTTCAGTGCCCCCGAGAACCAGCCTTGGCCTCCGCCGACCAGCAGGGGCTCGCTCGGCCCAGCGCCGCCGGggtcccttctctgtgcctttgctggAGCGGTCGGCATTTTCCCGGGTTTACACACAGAGCACGCTGAGGCCACCGCTCCCCGCAAACCCGAGTGCCGGGAGGGACGCATGTCCCTTGCGCGACCCCGTCGCCCTGCCACGCCCCCTGCCCGTTCCCCGGAAGTGCGGCGGAAGGAGCGGAAGTGCCCGGCGGCCGTGGCCCGCAGCGGTTCCGCGATGGTGGGCGGCGGCGGGGCAGGGGGCGGCCTCCTGGAGAACGCTAACCCGCTCATCTACGAGCGCTCTGGGGAGCGGCCGGTGACCGCGGGCGAGGAGGACGAGCAGGTTCCAGACAGCATCGACGCGCGCGAGATCTTCG ATCTGATTCGCTCCATCAATGACCCGGAGCATCCCCTGACGCTGGAAGAATTGAACGTCGTAGAGCAGGTCCGGGTTCAG CATGGCCACTCTCATTGGGCTGTCCATCAAAGTCAAGCTTCTGCGATCCCTTCCCCAGCGTTTCAAG